In Phaseolus vulgaris cultivar G19833 chromosome 7, P. vulgaris v2.0, whole genome shotgun sequence, the genomic stretch CCCGCCGCCTCGTCGAGGCTCTGCGCCGAACCCCGTCATCGGCGGCCAAGCCTAGAGCAGCCGGCCAGGTACGCGAGGCCGCCGACCGAGTCCTCGCCGCCACCGCCAGAGGCCGAACGCGGTGGAGCCGCGCGATTCTCCGACGGTGGAGGAAGCTCCGCACGCCACACAAGAAGGCGAAGAAGACGTCGTCCACCGGATTGAAGAGAACGAGGATCAACGGCGGAGAGAGGAGGAACCGGTTACCGGCTGTGCAGAAGAAAGCGCGCGTTCTTGGCCGGTTGGTTCCCGGTTGCCGGAAAGTCTCGTTCCCGAACCTTCTGGAAGAAGCCACGGACTATATCTCCGCCTTGGAGATGCAAGTGCGAACCATGACCGCTCTCGCCGAATTACTCTCCGGCGGCGCTCCGGCTGGTATCGACGGTGGCGCGTTGAGTTGACCGCGCGCGTTAGTTACAACAGCCTAGGCTATATTGCGCCAggtgtttcttttctttttttgttttattttttaattatatcgTTTTTATTGGTTTCCAGATTCATGTATTTTATCGTGTACACTGTACATGCCATTTGCTTATTCCTCCTTCATTCCAGTTCCACTATCATCTCcaccttccttttttttttctatttccttTATTCTTTCATATTTAATTGAATGTCAACATGCTACCtacttttattcttttcttaacCACTTCCTTCATAAATGAACAACTCTTTATACatatttatctaaaaaaataaacaaatataactTCAAATTATTACTTGGAAATTACTTCAATAACATTTTCTGAACTCGATATTATATATTGTTCTTCCTTTCACAAGTTTATATCGTGAATGCTTCTATAGAGTGTCTAGTGGCTGTGAAATTGTAACGTCTATCATACGAAGATCTCGAGCGCTTTAGTCTTGTCTATTTTTACACATTTTGTTGTCTTGTTAAACATAACTAGAAAGGAAATTATGCACAGTGCTCTTGATTTTTTAAGCTTGTAAAATTCTCTCCGCCTATTATTTCAAGGTTGATTAcaaaatgaaaggaaaaaacataattcaaattttaaaaaaaataagagaagcTAATTAAGCTTTTAATCTTCATCCATGGTCACTTTCAGCGTTTTATCATTTGATTTTTGAACATCATTAGAATGCTTCACTTTTATCGGGATTCCTATTGCGTACAAGTTATGAACTTAGATAATTGCAATTACATTCCGTGTAACAATAGAAATTTTCAGTTATGCTTGAAAACTGAAAAAACAAAAGCTCGCAATAAAGGGAATGAATCCAAATTGATCCAACGTGTTTAGACCCATCTTTGTAAAATATCTTTAGGTTATCTTCATTTATTtatagacttttttttttctctggaTGAATTTTGGACATTTTTTACCGAGATATAAACATTTTAAacaaaaagtgaaaaaataaattattttttaataaactaatttataaacattttctcatataattttataaattaatttttcttttaaatttgtgGAGAAACTTATCCAAACGCATCTGTGTTTCATAATCTGTTAATTAGTTTCCTTAATGATGACAGGTCTTTCTTCATTctctttaagaaaaatattttaaaaataactggCAGATTCAGATTTAGTTACAGTGAAGTACAAAAATGTTTGGGATCTCCCTATTTCTTTTTGGGACCGTTTTTCTtaggttttaattttaaatatgcaAAATGTGTCCCTTTAAATTACTGTAACATTATTGTGTTAAAgtaagaaatagaaaaaaacgTGTAAATAAAAAATCGTTATGGACTGCACTCGATGAATTTCTAAAACTGAGCTCCACTCATTTGcaacaaaaatagaaatatttaatGTGGTGAACTATATCAGCCCAGACATATAAATCATGGCACAACTTATCACATTAAGTATGGCCAATTATGTCGTATCTAGTGTgataaagtaaaatttaaaataaaatcagatATAGCGTGGTAAGTGATATGATTTTAACTCAAACGGgtcaataaataatttattgcgGTAAACTTTTtcgattttaaatttattttattttattatagcttaatgttatttttgtcttttaatcTCATGTGGATAAGTTATAAACttcattcaaaatttataattgttcctactagggagatgGACCTATAGAACTGTTGATTGACTTTGTTCCTCTCCTTCCAGTCAAGCAGTCAGTTCGAACGTCAGTTTGCTCCTTTTTCGTCTTAGCGCTGCTCCGCGCTACTCCTCCAGGTCTCAGTCACTTTATTCCAGATGAATGCCAAATGGAAGTACCTGTAGAAGGCACttcaacgctcaagtcagcaaagAGTACTCAGCACTCGGTTATCAGAGTATATTCAGTAATGACATACCTTGTTCTTGAGATGtgcgttatttatattattttaataagctTGTCTTATTGGGCCGAATTAGTGGAGTGGATCGTACTTAAGGGcgtaaaccctaaaccctaaaccttatgTTGATttttcattgtttgggaaggaggtttgagggttataaattaaactcttctccttactgttatatatcccaatttgtaatatcttctctcataataataaaagggagttgtttttgctgtgctcggagattaggttaaacaggccgaactccgttaacaattttcgggtgtgtttttttcctctttatctcttttattattctgctttatttattcaatattatttgtcgggtaactctgttagggttttgttttagtgggaaaattacccgtttttcccaacaagtggtatcaagagccgaaggttcgcccttgggtttgtaatattgaatattatattgtgAGTCTGTAATGGCAAATAAAGATCAAGAAGGGAAGGCTctgcaagatgcaaatgttgcagaaagcaaaagtgatgtgttgattgtctcgctttcagcatcattgcatccagatgagtggatattggattcaggttgtacctatcatatgtgtcccattcgggaatggttctttgattttcaagaactcgatggcggggttgtttacatgggtaatgataatccatgtaagacagtcgggataggttcaatcaagctgcggaatcatgatggatccaccagaattttgcgggatgtacggtacgtgccaaagttgaaggaGAATCTCAtttcattgggggctttagaatctaaaggcctagttgtgacgatacgagatggaattcttaaagcaacttcaggagcactggtgatgatGAAAGGTGTGAGGAAGAACAATCTGTATTACTACCAAGGTAGTACAATGGTGGTGACAGTAGCGACAAcaacttctagctctaagaaggatgctgaggcaacgaagttgtggcatatgaggttgggacatgctggagagaaatccttgcaaattcttaccaagcagggattgttgaaaggtacgaaggcttgcaaacttgaattttgtgagcattgtgttctgggaaaacaacgaagagtgaagtttggcactgcaattcacaataccaagggtattctggattatgtgcattcagatgtgtggggacctgccaagactccgtcaattggaggtaggcattattttgtcacttttgttaatgatttttccaggagagtttgggtgtttactatgaagaacaaaaatgatgtgcttgaaattttccttaagtggaaagctcaagttgaaaaccagacaggaaggaagattaaggttctccgaacagacaatggaggagaatacaagagtgatccgttcctgaaggtatgccaagattgtggcatagttcggcacttcactgttagaaaaacaccacagcagaatggggtttcggagcgtatgaacaagacacttgtggagaaagttcgttgtatgttgtctaatgctgagttaggcagagagttttgggctgaggctgtgacatacgctcaacatctcgtcaatcgtttgccattatctgctatagatggcaaaaccccgttagaggtatggtctggaaaacctgcaacggATTATGAttttttgcatgtttttggttctattgcatattatcatgtgattgaatcaaagttggatccacgggcaaagaaagatcttttcatgggctttagtcctggagtgaagggataccgtttgtggt encodes the following:
- the LOC137830088 gene encoding transcription factor bHLH149-like gives rise to the protein MESFEPNVDSSNSETLRESNQKKRRKIGDHAADHNSANAVPWRSDAEQRIYSRRLVEALRRTPSSAAKPRAAGQVREAADRVLAATARGRTRWSRAILRRWRKLRTPHKKAKKTSSTGLKRTRINGGERRNRLPAVQKKARVLGRLVPGCRKVSFPNLLEEATDYISALEMQVRTMTALAELLSGGAPAGIDGGALS